In Vicia villosa cultivar HV-30 ecotype Madison, WI linkage group LG7, Vvil1.0, whole genome shotgun sequence, the DNA window agaagcaagcattgtgcagaGTTGAGTTGCAGTCAATCCTTGGATGTCATGCCTACAATTGATAtttggagtaagcattgtgtgaattctgttgaagtaCAGAGAAGCTCGAAGTTTGAGATGGAGCCAGAGAAGCTGCTCGAATCAGTTACTCTGGTAGAGTCGTGAAAATTTCTGGTGATATTTTTGTTTTAAGAATTCAACACTTGAAAATTCCGGAAGCAACCGAGAAACCTCGTGTAAAGGAATCACCAAAAGGTTTCAACAAAGATTATTATTCTTTGAGTGAGCTTTTGAGCTTCAAGAATCCCCAAAATATTTCAAGAAGGGTTATTATTCTTTGAATGAGCTTTTGAGCTTCAAGAATTGATGATTATGGAAAATAAGTATGAAAGTTGGATTGTACTATGAAAGAAATTACTAGGTCTGAATTGTAAGAATCTGGAAAATAAGACATGAAAGTTGgattgtaaaattttaaatatataatatatttttttaagtagtTCTAATTTACATAATATGAAATGGGACGGAatgtttaaatttaataaaaaatttgcataagaatttagatttaatttatttaattctgtcatggttgaaaatatattgtaaaatattttaaatgaataattttgttttaataataataatattattgaaatataaaatatataatttattgtaatttaaaaataaaaaattatatttatataagttTTAGTGACACCTACAAAATCGTAGGTCTAATTTTTACTACCGGCAAAACAGGAGAACATACAGTGACAGTCATTATAACTGTAGGTAACATATTGTCTATAGTTAAAAGTTACAGTGACAATCAATTTAGCATCACACCACACCCCCTTAAAATTGACGCCGAATGAGAGTGTCACTAAAAGTTTTTCAGACTTTTACCTACAGATATTTGACTTTTAGTGACAATCTATAAGTGTCACAAAATGGCAATTTTCTTATAATGTCTAGTTAAAACTCATGATaagtaaaaatttaatattgtaaataaataagTTTTACGATTAGTGGTGATGGAGGGAGGGAGCAATATTTAATTTAAGTCATATTTTCTTCCCATTCTCTGTTGCATTGTTATAATTCGGATTTGATTTGGAAAGACATAACAGAATGGGTTGGTTTTAAGGATTACAAGGCGGGAGGTTTTAAGGAAATTTTCTTGAGGTGGTCTTTTTTGTTGTTGCAAGAAACAGAGGGTGAGAAAAGGAAAGGAGGGAGTGGTGTGGTTGGCGGTGGTCTGGACGCTTTGGAAAGTGAGGAATGGCGTTATTTTTAGGGACgattcttggaatatttcggacatAGTTTGGGACGTTAAAGCTTTGGTTTGGAGGTGGGCGTATATTGGAAAAATTACCcaacccaactttgacttttAGGAGTTTAGTAGAAACCCGTGTTTTTATTTAGCGTAAAGTACAATTGACGTGTAATTTTCCTTTCGAGTTATTTTTTGCTCGGACTCCTTTTGTAACTTTGTTTGAGAACTTGGGTTCTCCTATCAATATATTTCTAGCTTAAAAAAAAGGGAAACATCAAATCTAACAcataatgaagaaaaaaatagaagagtaaGACATAAATACAGAAATggctattattattagaatttacAAAGAACATTAACTAGACACAACATCCATAAACTCAGAATCATTTCTGATtgcttttaaattttcaaaaggaAGACAAACTTCAAGATTTATACTACCTTCTTCAACACCAGCACGCACAAAAATCTTCCCATTTCTTTTATTCGCACCCCCGGTTCGAACTCCCACAGGTTTTCCCCAACCAAAATCATTTCCATAAACATCAAATCCAGGTGAACTACTAATCACCAATGAATTATCATCGCGATTAAAATTAAAACTTGGCGTTATTAACCATTTTTCATATTGATTTTTCAACATCTCATCATTGTGTAAAGCAATTTTCTTGTTAATCTCCAAAGCACCTTTACCTAGCCCTCCATCTTCCAATAATTCACCAGCTTTCATGGTAACCACGCACTTCACCACAGCATTACCAAAATAATCCTTTGGCAACGGAGGAAAAAACCTCGGTCTAACGCCTATATCCAACACAAAACTCACTTCTGTTTGTGGGTCAAGGTTTTTGGAACGTACTATAGAATGCCAAATGTGAGAAAAAACTGCTTGCAAAGAAGATATGTTCTTTGTACCAGCCTCTAAATTAGCTTTGGATTTTAGTTTTGCAATATTCTCTTTTGAGAAATGAAAAAATCTCTCAGACTTCGGCATGTGGAGTTTTTCTTCTACACCACTATTAGAGAGATTAGCTCGTAGTTCTAATGGAAAATGAAATCGAATCGGACGTTGAATACCTTTTGGAAACCATCGTTCAAacgaagaaattttagaaatttcaaaATTACCTTTTGAGATTTTGGCCCATGAATTGATGAAACGCCAAACCAAAGTACCATCGACGACCACATGGTTGATTGAGCAGGCAATAACGATGCCATCAGCTAACTCCGTTACTTGGACCGCGAGTAATGGTTGTGACGTTCCATGATAGTTTTTAAATTTGTTGAGtggaaaaaatgaatgaaaaatagaAGGAAGATAAGTGGGTTGAAGGATGTTGTCAACACTAATATTGTTCGTTGCAGCATGGACAAAGAGTGCACCTTCGTTGTTGCATTTAATGGAACAAGAGATAGTATTATCTTCGTGTGTTGTGATATCGAGACGATCGGTAAAAGTTGGAAAAAATTCAAGAGCATAGGTAAGAGATTGTTTAAggtgtttgatttgattttttctaTCTAGATCTGAATTGTGTTGATAAAGAAGACCAATTTGACTGTATCCAAATGGGAGGTATTGTAAATCCCATGGAGTTAGATCGATTGTACGAACTTTGGAGGCATATATATTATGATTTGGTGCATGAAGTATGGTGGTGGAAAGAACTTGGATGGAATTCATGGTATGTTAACTAAGGAAGTAGGTTTAGCTGTGATGCTGTGAGACACCTATTTATAAAAGAGAATGCTTAAAATGACGAAAGTGTCCACAAGAATATAACATGACCCATCATTGTTTTATAGTTAACCCCACACCCATGATTTCTCTCAAGCTGGTACAAATTAGATGATAAATTACAGTTTTTCCATAATTTTATCGGATTCATGAAATTAAtctctttattttaaattcaaataattttaatcctgttttattttttaataaaatattgataaaatattaatttctttgatttatatttttatttataaagttcTATAGTAATTTTATATACAATAATTTGCTATGTTTCAAAAAaagttattatttaaaaataggagtattcttaattttttaagtaaaaaagtattaaaagtattaaaactgtttaaatttataaaagtaattaatttcataaataagacaaaatatataatcaaaattgtaattaaatcgataaaatatattcaaaatattcAGTATCACATTTCTATTGGATTTGTAATTTagtttaaagtaaaaaaaaatgtatttactTATTTAAATTGCCGCAAACTAGaaagaaaaagtgaatttttaTTCCAATAGAAAATGACATTAGTAAATATCATTCGTAATGAATATCATAAAAAATTTTAGATCTTTcaattaaaaaatcatatttttcaaaaatttatatgAATTTTAACATCTTGAATCAAAATATAAGGCGTTCGAAAATTGATTGACGTTCATCTTTTTATCACTCAATTAAATTATGTATGCATCTATACATATCTTTTTCACATAAAGTATATGAAAATTGAATACCAAAAACTCCACACCCTTAAAACATATACGTATGTGTTAATTGCGTTGAagcttatttttaatttatttaaaggaATATActaaacatttatttattaatgttgttaataaattactgtcaaaatcaaaacaaataacacATTTCTTTGTTATGGGAAAAAAAATAACACAAGTGGGATACAGGGCATATGCCAGAAATTATAAGAGGACAAACAAAACATGAGAGAAcatataataattctaataataatttcAGAAAAGCTGTTTGGACCCACTACAGGAATCTAAAACGTTTGGAGAATACAATCAAATGGataagaaaaagataaaatatgCATGGGCCACTTAATTATAACCATATTAAAGATAACACCATAATATCGATGTTATAAATATTAGATGGAATTGTCTCTTCAACCGATTGAACCAAGAACTAAAGTTAAGATTGGTCTGAACCATCATAAAATACCATCAGTTTTAAAGAATTGAGAAGGCTAAATAATCGAACAACCATCGGTAAAACCCTGAAAAATCGTTGAGCCGTATTTGATTTAAACTAATTGTCAgattcgaaaattaaattaaaatttattattgtttAAGACCAAATTAGCGAGATAACCGTGCATTCGTACGAGTACCAGTGTGATACGTTCATTTGGTTTAAATGTTTTACTTTGAATAGAAAATCGAATAAgatagttaaataaaaattatattaaataataaatatgaagATATGAAATaatagataataaaataatttttttaaaagagataataaatcAGTGCTATAATTCTTTTAATTAGTAATttcatgtttctgttaatatttaataacttcatgttctcgttaaatGATGTTTAGTGAAGATGCGGCATCCTTGTTATTGCTTTgcgtttatttatttaataaattttgtgaAAATCGTGGaattttagaagggtgttaaagGATACAAAGATGAGTCTTttattctagcctctcaagctagaCAAGTGTTATGTATCACTGATCCGACAAATatgaaatggtctatagtgcttttatctaacaaagtaATTGATGAAAACATTGTAGATCAAGGTGACATTGATGTTGAGAACGAGTCATATATTAGAGAGAATGAATCGTATATTAGAAATGTTCAAGATGAGAATATTATAGCGAATGAATCAtatattagaaatgatcataatgagggaaTTTGGATCAATCCATCCGTCCGCGTTGTAAAGAGACAAGTAAATCATATTccaactaagaaaagaaagagatgttAGTGAAAAAGGTACTACTAAAATGTTATTATGgatttttcaataaaattatatattttgtcATTCAATAAAATTACATATTTGTCATTTTATATATTCAATGGATTATGGATTTTTATACtgtttatattttttctttattacagGTCAATGGCTAGTAACGAGGAAAACACACATGAGACTTCTAAGAATGATGGAAATGAATCAGTTCATGATGTGGAAGGAGGAATTACACGAGGAATAACTATTATAAAAGGAATCATTTGTTCAAGAGATAAATGAATAAAATAGGATGTACATTGGAATCCAATGGACCAACTAGTTGAGCCTAACGGTGCAATGTTGACAAGTTACATTGGTGCAATTGTCTGTTCGCAAATTCCAATCACTTGTGATAATTGGAGAACTCCATCGTTGAAACCCGCTaaagaaaaaatatggagtgagATACATGTACCATATGTGATGCTATTTGTCTTTGTTGACGATTATgtctttaaattacttatactaacacactctatgtaTGTTTTTTCGTAGAGGTCTTTTAACATTGGTGATGAACGAAAAAAATATTGTCTTCAATGGGCTGGAAGAAGACACAAAGGGTTTCgagcttttttaacaaacaagTTTCTTAATGATGACCAGGGAAAGTTTATTGAagcagaacttccaaagaagtaTGTAGACTTGATTTCACCTGAAGAATGAGAACGAGAATCAAAACCCGTGTATCCATACAAAAACGGCGTTTgagatatgcacgcttagagcaAAGAATAGTAAGTATATAAATGCTATGATATACTTGTTCTCCATGTGtataatttttcttattattatcttAATGTGTAGTTAGTAGAGGAGAAAAGTGAGTTAGTAGAGGAGACAAGTGAAGAAACATCTATTCTAAAACATGTTTTGTGGAAGGCTGCTCCTGTGGGTAAGGATGGAGTTGTTAAGGAAGATGTTCAACAATTTTTTGAGCAATGTTTAAGTATAACattatttctttaattaaatcaaaagtttattaatatatgatatttatacTTTTTAATCCCTACTAATCTTTTTCGATATGCATAAGAATTTCAGGAGAATCTATCTCAGTCTTTATCTATAGCTGAAGACCATGATTGGAGAATCAAACTAAGTCAAGTATTAAGTTCCCGAGTATTCCGGTAGTGTGCGGGGTAGGGGACATAGGGTCACTCCAACAACCTTGTATAACCATCCAAAGAGTAAAAGTCCTAGCAATAAACAAGTGATGGAAGAGTTGGAAAAATTAAAAGCTAAAGTTTGTGAATTGGAAAAGGATAAAGAAAGAAATATGTCAGAAAGTCGAGGTTCAAGTATTAAAGATATTAGCGACAATAATAGTATCAATTGTAATGTTTAACAAAAAAGTTCTAaggtaattatatatattattatgaaattaaattaTCACAATTTTTTAAGTGACATATATACACATTAACAATTtcatatttattattggtttagggcatttcacctTGCCAGCTCAATTTAATGTCACCGACTTATCGCatggttggcaagggaaaagtgcataaCACGTTGGGAGATCTACTTCCCCATAAACTCCTCCCTGATGGGTTTTTGAAAGTATCGATTGATATTTCTTTAGAAGGGGATGCGCTATTACCTATACCTGACGATGTTTCAGATGCAACATTGGTGGGAGACGCAATAGGATCGTATGTTGCATGGCTGTCAAACCTCATTGttggtgcttttattggctgattggcatctatgtttggctaaaacataatagcagcaaaatgtaatacaatgtataagtcttgcaaatataaaagaacaaaacaggtacaaacaagatgttatatggaatgtcatgacattaactCATGACAtcacgcctgcagaactggaatgaagattcagtctgatactcaacagatacagaatattcatggaatattttgtaatccaatatggcacaaatttaaaggtcaaaataaTCAAGTTAGAATATTGaggaatcagatcagaagattgaagattcaacagtttctaatttaggagataaattaggaaacttatgattaaaagaccttgattgtagcagaagatatctGTTGACTTGTAAcaacaaggagtgctgcgatttgtaagcccaagtccaattgggaataggttataaatagaaacctttttaacctagttttgtaTAGAAAAAATAtggaaaaccttgtttagaaaagatgtagtctttAGGGTTTTTGTAGGTAGatcacccaggttgtgggatggctgccttgtccttctcgaaacctataggtaagataagtgattgttctcactggaaacctgtaggtaagagttgagtattgtgttcttgattgaagcagTGAAGCAAGATCAatttattgttcattgttaattgtgtaaatagttgttgcaggattgtaacagttaggtatcattagggagtgagcagaggttctcttgtcttggatggatatctgagataaaggtttcattgggtagtgactaggtaaaccagaggttgtttatctgtaaaccagaggttgtttacataaaatagtactactgatagtgaaatcttcttcctggcttggtagcccctagagtaggtagcTAAACCGAATTGGGTTAataattaactgtgttatttatcttctgcattgtattgtcagtccagtcacggtttagaagtatgaaaagaaccggtttagaagtagaaaaaaccgatttgagaaaaatattagcagaatgactaatatgacccggttaaattttgtaagggattaaattgggtcaatttttttgtgagggactaatttgactcgtgtaatatttgtgagggaccaaaatgggtcttcactatTAAATATATTAGAATAGTGTATAATTCACATATATTGTGTCGTATAAAACTCCAATCAAGATCAAACATTATTCCACTTTTATATAATGCTTGACATTAGTTTTTAGAAGTATTTTAAATAAGATTGtatcattataaaataaaataattacatttaCTTTGAAATTGTCATAACCAAGAAACATTGCTTGACATACTTCTATAGAATTGAATTAAATTGAACACAAAACATAATTAAGAATAAACAACTTCTTTTTAATAATGTTTTTATGAGAGAGAGAAAATAAACCATAGACTTAGAGTGAGAATACTTTCATTCATATTTTAACATATcttcttttaaaattaaaatttttcaacaatattttaaataaaactatatTTTGTAATAGATCAAAAtcgatatttttaaaaaaacatacgTTGTTTATTTAAAGTTTTTCATGAGAGAGATGATGTATTCATCGGTCTAAAGTCTAAACTATAAGCACCTACAAATTTCTTTAACAGTTTTTTacataaaaatgtttttctttaaTGGTTCAAAATCTTCACCAAAAAAAACACAACTAAGAattggaaaaacaaaacaataaagtTAAAAAGAGaggataaaaaaaaattgaagaggaAGATATGTCTTCTAAACCAATATCTCATATAAGATAATTTTTtcaataacatttatttatatcaaAAATGTTTTGTACTATGCtaaattaatgaaaaataataaatataaaaattctaACCCCCACAATTATTGAAGATAGAGTtagtattaattaaatattaaaataataaaaaataattaatattatattaaaagttgaaaagaaatatatttattttgagacaattttattttataatatcaattaaatttttagtaaaaattaatttataataatttaaaataaaataatataaattgtgATTTAttactaaataatattatttgattaataCTTATatatcaaaagaaaacaaaataaaagtattCAATCTGATACAATTGTTATTGACAACTTCATCCTTCTCATAGTTGTCTTATTTGATTTATGAATGGTTCTTGAAAAAATATTTGATGTTGTATATTAAAACATCTTTAATAATATAGTTGATAGAATTGTTGAATAAATAATAGATAAAAAATAAGAATAtaataatacaaaataaatattgtattaatattatcaataataatatttatctTGAGATAGACGAAAAatataaatgataataataaagatTGGGGGATTACGTTTGAAATATAACCTATTATGCCCTTAAAAATGAGAATTTAGTTTCTCACAACCATAAACATGATAATATGGTGTGCCAAATTAAatgttttcatattattttttattctcaaTTTATGTATCAACTAAGTTTTTCTATAATATCTAGGTTTCaatatgtttttaaaattttagtttctctattttaaaatttactttttcGGTCTTtcagtttaatttttttaaaaattttattagtCACTTTTAGTTTTATAGACATAGCAGTGATAATtaggatatatttttttaatcaaagaaCTTAGATTAATTCAATAAAACAAAGAGATACACGGCGATCACTATGATGCAACCctcaaacaaacaaataaaacaagAAACAAACTAAAGTAACATCATCTCAACTATATTTGGTCTAAGAATTGGACTAGTTCACCCTCTATTAATAATCATATCAATGATCTTCTCATCTATGTTCCTATTATTTAATTTACACTATTCCCAAAGCAAATATCATTATAGTATTTCCACGGCTCATATCACTACAAAAAAGAAGTTCATTAGTGACGTAATTTTCAAGTCACAACATGGAAAATCACGTTATAACATTTTTGCGACGTAAAAGTATACGCCGCAGGGAAGCGTGTGACAACTCATTAGTGAAATGATTTTCACATCACTAATTTGTGACGTGAAACTCACGTCGCAACATTCTGCACAATTACCAACCATTTTTTAGTTGTAGCAGACATAATTATTAGtggcgtgattttcatgtcactaatttGCGACGTGAAAATCATGCCACTAAACAactgttttttattttagtttgaaATCGGCATGTTGTGACATGATATTCATGTAACTAATTTGTGACATGTAAATCATGTCACTAataatactttttttaaaaaataaataaattctgattcaattaatattaattaaatagtttattattaactctgattcaaaattaataaatattaacaaaatattaaaaatttaatttaataaaatataaaatataattaataaataaaaaccataaataataaaaaaaactataaattaaaattagaatttaaTATCTTACAcaaactaaaattttaaattaaaataaaaataaaataaattctatGGGTCTTATGGGTCGGGAAAATTGTTAAGGAAATCATGATTCTCTTCATCCATCGGTGCACCACCAACTCCTTCGTTTCCACCAAGCGTTTGATTACCACTTCTTTGGAATTGCATAAATAGTTGCATTTGCTCCTCCATATCAGCTTGTCACTTCGCCATTCCCTCTGTTTGCCGCTGTTGCTCCTCCAATTAGGCTTTTAGCTCCGCCTCACGTTGCGATGGCTCGCGTCTCGCCTCATTTAGCGCCAATTGTCTTACTGTTTCTAGCATTTGCGGTGCCAATTGAGATTGACGTGACGATCCTTCCCCATCtctaactttttaaaataaatttctatcCCCACTTCTCAAGGTGCCCGCCAAATTTCCACCACTAAAAAAAACACCCATTAGACCCCTTTCCACCATTGACTTGACTCCAAATATAAAAATCCACATCTGGATGAAGTGACTCTGAACCTCTTGGAGTATATTAAGGATTATGGACCAAAAATTCTGTAAGCAATGTCTGATAATCCTCCTACGcatacaataaaaatattaagttaaatataactaaaattaaattaagttaacttaaataataaatgaaaatcagttgccacgtgattttcatgcCACAACATCTcagttgccacgtgaaaatcatgtcACAAAGTTGTTATTAAacaaggttcgcggcgcaaactgaaTGAATCAAATAATCcctaagtttctgccaagcatttcgcggcgccaacaagggttcgcggcgcgaactgagcaaatccaattttctcaagttctgccaagaggttcgcggcgccaacaagggttcgcggcgcgaactggcgattttcagaaaaccccaaacacaaaaaacagcatacgaaacccatcctaaaacccctaaactcaacccgaTCAAGTTGGAAAATaccaagcatcacgaatatcaatagaatacatgttatagacacaattataacacctattatgggtcttctaacatcataacatcttcaatcatgcttagattcacaatttcatagaagtctaatataaactctaacaatctctattcaatttctacataatcatggataacaacatataatcaaaaccccatccaaaacatcatcatacatccctttagcatgaaagaatcccacccttaccttaggttttggattgaagccaactctatcttcaaccttgagattctcctcttctctcctctcCTCTCTtatttcaccaaaaaccccaaatgaacttctaatttctatttcctctaaaacccttgttttagttaaacccttactatcttaaattactaatgggctctaactaacacccctcacttactaataccaacttaggcccaattatcaacaacacttactatcttatattatatactaataattcccaaagaAAACAACATAAgatcaattaagcatataattaacacatagttcacaattaattcacataaatcacataaataaagaattaaagaaAACAGTCGTTACacattcattcatacgcattttggtGATAGATCCCAGTGATGTTGTGGAttaaatggtgggcataatttccattgtgtggaatttgtgtcggttgTGCTGTATCTTGGTGAGTAATAGACCAGTcggatgggttaatcccatgtttggtaccacatgcataatgtcagTACATACGTATGCATAttattataacatgattggatgaattCAAATGttatatgttgatgttgtgtttgattatgtgataaaacttgtctgaaaacCTGAATATGtttcaattgggtgaatgatatacttatgatatgttattatttaagaGCTAATAAtacttgttaattgtgaatgagactcacccttacatgttgtcattttcagattgaagagtagTGGCTTTGATTTTAGTGAGGATAGCTTATAGGTTATTCCATTtttagcgtcggtgtcatgctctgatattgcaACACTGGGGACGCTAGTCTAGAGTTTATGATTATACTCggttttattgttttggattaATTTTGTTGGATTATGCATTGGTGATGTATGCTTTCCGGTTGAATaagtttccgctgtgttaaacatgaatTTATATGTTTGGTGAACCATTcttaagtgaagcatgacaactgaacttataataatttaatttaatttaaattgtggTACCCTTATTTTCATGTGTACTCTGAATGATTATTATAATTGGCGCGGAGGATTAGAAAGGTGTTACAGGGTGAACATCGAGTACCTCCTCCTCCTTAAGTcccacctcctcctcatcctcatgtACCTTCTCCTCACGAGAGGAAGACGCCCGAGACATCCGACTCCTCGATGCATATGAAGATCCTGCAGGCGCGTCATCCATTTGGACTGGTACTCGAACTCGACCCTGTCCCCGAGTCACTGCTTGTTGTGCAGCTCTCTCGTGCCGAGCTGAGGCTGTTTGTGTCTCCCTATCCTGTCTATGTCGAGCGGCCAGTGCCTGGTTGCCTgccattttcttgaaaaaatgcAACTGGTAAGACTTTGAaacaaatttgaaagaaaaaaaacagttcAGACCATATTTTGGAAGTGCATCTCTGAAAATGGTTAGAGGTGATTTTGAAAATACACTTCTGAAAACACATGCGAACACCCATTTTTGACAGACCATCATTTCTTGCGCTAACTCAATCATAATCCAATTTTATATGTTAAACACCATCATTGACCTACAATAACTACACCCTACAATATTTTTctaatttctaacaaccctaatAACATTTCCAATTTTAGAGTTCAAAGTTATGGAAACTTACAATTTGTTGAAACTTTGAGTTGATGTTGAATGAGGCTTTGAATCCTTATCATGCTTGGAAGAAGTTGTAGAGCAAGAATAATTTGTGTAGAAGTTGGCACAAATGAGTTTATGTGGGAAAAGTTTGTTTTGAAGAGAATGAAAGTGAAGGGGTGTCTGTTTGGATTTTGTAAAAAACGCAatagttttcggagatgcatctaagacacccattttttttttaaaaatgttatttcggatatgcatatccgaaaatattttctttaaaaaatggtgtcttcaaatatgcatatccaaaatcaAGTGGTTTCAGTCCCCTCCCGATCGCAATTGCGGAAGATCGAactgtggttctccctaccaagtccagcgccaatcaccactaaaccaactaacgattgattcttttatttaaaagtaatttgaaaataaaataatttagatgtatatacatttaaattaaataataaattttaatgtaAAGTTGACGTTTAGACCT includes these proteins:
- the LOC131618500 gene encoding protein ENHANCED PSEUDOMONAS SUSCEPTIBILITY 1-like, whose amino-acid sequence is MNSIQVLSTTILHAPNHNIYASKVRTIDLTPWDLQYLPFGYSQIGLLYQHNSDLDRKNQIKHLKQSLTYALEFFPTFTDRLDITTHEDNTISCSIKCNNEGALFVHAATNNISVDNILQPTYLPSIFHSFFPLNKFKNYHGTSQPLLAVQVTELADGIVIACSINHVVVDGTLVWRFINSWAKISKEEKLHMPKSERFFHFSKENIAKLKSKANLEAGTKNISSLQAVFSHIWHSIVRSKNLDPQTEVSFVLDIGVRPRFFPPLPKDYFGNAVVKCVVTMKAGELLEDGGLGKGALEINKKIALHNDEMLKNQYEKWLITPSFNFNRDDNSLVISSSPGFDVYGNDFGWGKPVGVRTGGANKRNGKIFVRAGVEEGSINLEVCLPFENLKAIRNDSEFMDVVSS